GCTGCTAGAACCTCTGATTTTCTCACTTTTAGGATGCCAGTCATCTAAGATTAAATAAAGGCTGCAACTGTTACATTATCGATAATCCTAAAATTATtctcttgattaattgattattgatttagtctttaaaatgtcagaaaatagtaaaaggGTCCCTTAGCATTTCCCAGAGCTAAATTTCCCAAGCTCAAATGGCTTTTTTCCCTGATGAACAGTTTAAAGCCCAAAGAGTTTTAGTTAACCATTGTATGATACAataaaaaccagcaaatattcacattggAAAAGGTGGAACAGAaggatttttggcattttttttaaatgacttgaaCAATAAAGCAGTTATTAAATTGGTGCCagtcaattttctgtcagtcaactaactgattaattgttttggctCTAGACTGAATGCTGAGTATATAGACTATAATCTATCAACATTTACTAATGAACTGCTGAGTTATACCATCATTGGGTATGAGATTAGGCTTCACAGTAACATTCTCACCCACCCTGTCATCCCTCTATCCTACCTTTAGAAAAGACCACAGTCTTTCAGGTTGTTCTTAATAATGACGTCAGTGATGGCGTCAAAGACAAATTGCACGTTCTTGGTGTCAGTGGCACAGGTGAAGTGGGTGTAGATCTCCTTGGTGTCCTTTTTCTTGTTCAGGTCCTCGAACTTGGTCTGAATGTAACTGGCTGCTTCGTCAAACTTGTTGGCTCCTGTTAAGCAACAGTTTGGAGAGATGAGGaggtaatttgtttttaaagataacagattacattttcttatgttgtgATGTTTCTGCTAGTCATTACAATGCTGACTGCAACCACAGCAGCCTGTCTGTGGTTTTACTGCAGATGTTTAACTACTGATGCACTGCTCTCAGGTACAGCATGAGCCCCGATATTCCACTCCATACCTGTGTACTCTGGGAAGCAGATGTTAAGGGGGCTGTGAGTAATCTTCTCCTCAAAGAGATCCTTCTTgttgaggaagaggatgatggaGGTCTCAGTGAACCACTTGTTGTTGCAGATAGAGTCAAACAGCTTCATGCTCTCATGCATTCGATTCTAAAGAGAAGCAAAATCAGTCATACCTTATGGCCTCCACTACAGAGTGTTGTTTGGCCACGTCTCTCCTGAGTACTCGTGTTATATTCATAAGCAGTTCAAGAAATTAGGGCCAAATGGTTCAAGTCAATTGAAAAATTAGCTATTATGACTTTTATTACATAATTGCACTCCATTGGTTTGACTGTAAATGTACCGTTAAAGTCCAATGAGCCAATTTTACCACCTGGAGCTCACTATTATTAAGCCATAATAAGGAGCGATGGGCAATGTTAAATGTCCTCTAATACCGTGAAATCTAAACTACCTCATACTGAAAATGAGCAAAGGGTAAATTTATGTAAATTGTAAAGTTCATCCGTGCAGATGAAGACGCACACATTAGAAGATGAATTTTTCCTTACCATCTCCTCATCCTCAGCCAGCACCAGGTCATAAGCACTCAGTGCAACACAAAAGATAATGGCTGTGACTCCTTCAAAACAGTGAatccacttctttctctctgagcgTTGGCCTCCCACATCAAACATTCTGCAAGGGAGATGAAGCAAAGGAgacatattgtgtgtgtgtgtgtgtgtgtgtgtgtgtgtgtgtgggtatgggTGTGCGCACTGGTAGGGGAAGGAGGTCACAATGAAAGACAGTAAGGTGAATGTGAAAGAGAACAGGTCATTGAAGAGGACATTTCAGGTAGAAGGACAGTGcagaagggaggaaggaggaactTAGAGTGACAATCTATCCCTGGATGTACATTAACTTTCACGAGGCTGCTTTGACAACAAAAGtggtgaggaggtggaggggtgtCCGTCAGATATCTGACAAAATATTGCAGGTTCAATCTAGGCTACAAGAGGCAGGCCTCTATATTCAGAGCAAAGCACTGGCTACTGTAGAAGCTGAGCACTGTCACTGAAGCTGTTAGAGGTGTGAGTAAAACCCTAAAGACAGCTCAAGTGATACGAGTCTAGCACGTCCAGGACAGCTGCCATGCTTTGATGATACAGATGACAAATATAAGGTTTCGGTGAACCCACAATCTGTTTAGGTTAGCAGATGTCCAGGAAGCACTATCTAGAGGAATCTAAATGAAACCACTGTCAAAAGATGGCATTTCTCTGTATCTataagtattttctttttgtacttATTATGGCAAGCAGGACTGAATTATAAAAATGTGACTTTCTACTTATTGATTGCCTCCATGTATTATTCAGACCAAATACTGAGGCTGCAACAGAAGGTAAATATCAGAGAGTTTATCGGGAAACAGGTCACACCAGAGCCATGTGGCTGGCGGTGCCTTTTTTATTAGCCAGATCTGTTTAGCTACTTTACAAAGGGTTGGGCATTTTATACACTGCtcgaaaaataaaaacaaaaagacaaaccaaacaactgAGATGTGTTAAAATAATCTTTCTATATCGCTTCTTATAATTTCAGACGCATCCTCTTCGTATCCtaactttttgcacatttatataagatattttatatattcacCCATACTTTCTACAGGAATTGGATCTGCTTTAATATAGGTCCTGATATCAAACGTTATAACACTTACTTCTATTAagagatatatctatatatccaTTACTATCCCAAACGAGTGCTTAGGCTGGGCCAGAGCATATTTTATGTAAGCTCTACAGTGCTGTGCAATGGAGGACATACTCAAATGTTAGCACTAAATAAAGCTGCGGTTTTATTGAGCGAGAGCGCAGTTGGCAGGTGTAATTTATTTATCGAGTGTAATCGTGATACTTAGCATTTTATTCCCCCCTGTACGTTATTAAGAGAGTTCCCTGGACTCTCACACTGGATGCAAATGGCTGAAGAGCATGTTGTGATAAGAGGAGGCAGGGTGAGGTTAGAGATGgcagtctttttttcctttattttatttatttattttttccaaaataccTGAAGTCTATTAACTTTGATACCAAATCAGTGCTAGTTGACCTTACTTGAAGTGCAGTTCCTTGAAAGTGAAGTGAGTCTCCACAATGCCAGTGGTCTTGACCCTAGTTCGCAGGACATCCTGCTGGGTGGGGATATAATCTGCTTTAGCTATCCTCTCCAAGTCATTCAGgtaactgagagagagagagagagagagagagagagagagagagagagagagagagagagagagtgcaacATGAATTGCAAACTAAAAGAGAGACaggtaaacacaaacagtccAACACAACACATAAACACTGATGCCCTTGTGGTGCATTAACATCCAAATCAGTCTGCATTTTACTGAACTACTTTGAACTGTAATGAACTCTGGCAATTTTGTGAACTTCCCGTGGAAGCAGTCATATTCTGCTGCATTAAATGACAGACTGCTACACTTCCATGGTAGCATTTCATTAAACTGTTTAAGTGCCTTTTAAGGAATTGTGCTCAGTATGGTCTTCTAATAATTAAGTTATAACCAAATACATTACACAGGTTAAACTCCAATACATTGGTTGTTAGCCTCCCGGAACCGCAGCTCTGAACTGTGGTTACAAGAAATCGGGTTTCATCAACATGGACGTGCACATGAACACAGTGGCAGCAATCACAAACACAGGCCATTCGATTGTTCCTGAGCTATAAGCTGAGTTCCTCTAGACAGTTTAGGGCTGGTTAACAGGAacaaacctgcaataactgattttttggccacttgggtgCATTGGAAACAAGTTATGAACACAaaattgacatatcatcaccaCCATGCTTTCACGCTGTTGATTTACACAGTGGTGAAATACTCATCTTAAAGTATCATGAGTATGCACTGAATTGGTTTTGCAGAATATTTCCCCttggttgttgctgttgttgtaaGGCTTTCATACTAAAGAGGCTCACTGCAGACTCAGGCCTCAAGTGGAGAGTGACATTGTATACTGGCTCTGGTAATGTAAACATGATTGTTGTCTTACATGCAGCCCATTCACATTATTGTTTGCCTGTACTAGTCTCCTCACTGAAAACTGTGGCTATTGACACGCATGCAAGCTACTGTAGGTAGTCATCCACAcatatttctaatatttagttTATACATGTATGTACTGCTGCGTATCTTCTGCCTCCCAAAGCACAAcaacatttcttaaaaaatgaatttttctgcTTGATAGAAGCCATACATtttcaatccatccatctatgCATTTTCTGTTGCTTATTCGAACTTGGGTCGTGGTGAtagcaggttaagcaaggcagcCCTGACGTCCCTCTCCCCAAcaacattttccagctcctcctgggggatgCTGAGGTGTTCCCAGGTCAGATTAAATATATAATCACTCCAttgtgttctgggtctacccttgggtctcctaccagttggacgtGCCTGGAAGACCTCAAAAGGAAGGCacccaggaggcatcctaatTAGATGCCCGAACCatctcaactggctcctttcgacGCAAAGGAACAGCGGCTTTACTCCGATCTCACCACGGATGTGAGAGCTCCTTACTCCATTTCTAAACCTCAGCCCAGTCCCCCCGcggaggaaactcatttcagacGCTTGTATCCGCGCTCATTAATGCCGCCTGTATCTGCGGTCATTATCCAAAGCTCATGACGATAGGTAAGGGTCAGAACCGCAGATTGATCGGTAACTCTCAGCTCCCTCTACACCACAACAGTCTGATACGATGCCCACTTTACTACTGATGCCACACTGATCCATCTGTCATGCTCCCTTTCCATCCTGCCCTCACTTGTGAACAGTACCCCGAGATATTTAAGCTCCCTCACTTGGGGCAGACACTCCGTCCCAACCAGTAGGGAGCAATCCACCGTCTTCTTGCAGAGAACCATGGtctcagacttggaggtgctgcCCCTCATCCCAGCCACTTCACACTCAACTGCAACTGCCCCAATGCATGCTGAAGGTCAAGGTCTAATGAAGCCAAAAGAACCACGTCATCTCCAAATAGCAGATACGGAATTCTGAGGCCCTCAACTTGACAGTCTCCTCCCCCTGGCTGCATcttgaaatcctgtccattgaaatcacaaacaaaattgGTCACAAGGGACAACCCTGGCGAAGGCTAACACCCACCaaaagtgtgtttgtcttcCTGGCAAGAATACAGACACAACTCTCACTCCGATTATATATGCACTGGTCCTCCTAGAATTGCCAACTCCTTTGACAATCTCCAGAGAATCGTGGTGGAGGGGTTTGTTGGTCTCAGTGATCCTGGGAGCTGTGTTGTCTGGCACTTCAGCCTCTAGTAGGGTCTCCTAAGGCAAATAATTCCTGGTGCAAGGCTCTGTATCTAATGCAATTTTTGAGGGGGGACACATTTTTCATAGTCACTCCAGTCTCAGCTTGGTGTATGTTTGTGGGAAGTGAGATGAGGTCAGAGCGTGGATGTGAAATATCATCTCTGCACTTACTCTGTATTCAGATGGTAGATCCCCATGTGAAATTGCTGACTGAAATGTCTATGCGAGACCCATAAGGGATTACCACTAGACCCACTGGTACTATGCACTATCCTTGGAGGGAGGATTTCTATGGCAACATGCATATTCTTTACTGATTTGCTCTTTAGTGAACTTGATATATGGTTTTGgtgaaaaacattattatttgttgtttactCTCTAatctatttaaatataatattccGAGGTGGTCAACAGGGCTGTGAAATCAATTTGTAAAGATAATTTTCCTCTTAAATGCAAGATTCTAGGCAGCCTTTGTTACTTGTAAGAGCAGTGTTGAGAGTATGCAAAAATGCTAAAGAGAACGTAACACAGGGTCATCTCAAACAGAGATGCACGTTACAattcacaaaaagcaaaaagactggaaaaattcatttctttcattttcatttgtagtTCTTCATTCACAACTCCCCTTTCCCACGTTTTGTCTATCccgttttgtcttttctctgttttctgacagACTGTTGGTCAGTAGGGGAGCGTGGAAGCATCTTCACCATGCTTGACACAGCACTGCATCATCATCCAAGGCCAGCTGGGAGTTTCAGTGGTCCAGCCAATCTATGCttcacagacagagagatatacagtatacccaGCATTTCAGTGAATGTGACATTCATGCATGTCACATCCACAGAAAAGTAATAATTAATGAGCCGACAAAACATGGCAGACTTATTGaagtgaataaaaacataatcaaTTATTAAACAAAGATTTTTTCATCTCATCATAGCAGCGATTACAAAACAATGTATTTCCAAATGGGATGTCAGAGTTATTATGAAAATATCCTACACAGcaacatttctgatttttgtaTAGCACTGCTATAAAATTATTCAacttcttcaaaaaaaacaaaaaaaaaaacaaacaaaaaaacaaaggggtCACTCTGGGGTTTTATTATCATGGGTATCACT
This genomic interval from Xiphias gladius isolate SHS-SW01 ecotype Sanya breed wild chromosome 21, ASM1685928v1, whole genome shotgun sequence contains the following:
- the LOC120807263 gene encoding guanine nucleotide-binding protein G(i) subunit alpha-2 isoform X2 → MKIIHEDGYSEDECKQYRAVVYSNTIQSIMAIVKAMASLKIDYSNPAKVDDAQQLFALSAAAEEQGVLPDDLANVIRRLWGDSGIQSCFARSREYQLNDSAAYYLNDLERIAKADYIPTQQDVLRTRVKTTGIVETHFTFKELHFKMFDVGGQRSERKKWIHCFEGVTAIIFCVALSAYDLVLAEDEEMNRMHESMKLFDSICNNKWFTETSIILFLNKKDLFEEKITHSPLNICFPEYTGANKFDEAASYIQTKFEDLNKKKDTKEIYTHFTCATDTKNVQFVFDAITDVIIKNNLKDCGLF
- the LOC120807263 gene encoding guanine nucleotide-binding protein G(i) subunit alpha-2 isoform X3 is translated as MAIVKAMASLKIDYSNPAKVDDAQQLFALSAAAEEQGVLPDDLANVIRRLWGDSGIQSCFARSREYQLNDSAAYYLNDLERIAKADYIPTQQDVLRTRVKTTGIVETHFTFKELHFKMFDVGGQRSERKKWIHCFEGVTAIIFCVALSAYDLVLAEDEEMNRMHESMKLFDSICNNKWFTETSIILFLNKKDLFEEKITHSPLNICFPEYTGANKFDEAASYIQTKFEDLNKKKDTKEIYTHFTCATDTKNVQFVFDAITDVIIKNNLKDCGLF
- the LOC120807263 gene encoding guanine nucleotide-binding protein G(i) subunit alpha-2 isoform X1, translated to MGCTVSAEDKAAAERSKMIDKNLREDGEKAAREVKLLLLGAGESGKSTIVKQMKIIHEDGYSEDECKQYRAVVYSNTIQSIMAIVKAMASLKIDYSNPAKVDDAQQLFALSAAAEEQGVLPDDLANVIRRLWGDSGIQSCFARSREYQLNDSAAYYLNDLERIAKADYIPTQQDVLRTRVKTTGIVETHFTFKELHFKMFDVGGQRSERKKWIHCFEGVTAIIFCVALSAYDLVLAEDEEMNRMHESMKLFDSICNNKWFTETSIILFLNKKDLFEEKITHSPLNICFPEYTGANKFDEAASYIQTKFEDLNKKKDTKEIYTHFTCATDTKNVQFVFDAITDVIIKNNLKDCGLF